One window from the genome of Marinobacter sp. es.048 encodes:
- a CDS encoding PIG-L deacetylase family protein, which produces MGKTVLVVAAHTDDEALGCGGTIARHVAEGNSVYAVFLADGVTSRPDSTQEESKKRNNAAAKAHEILGIRKSYLLGFPDNKMDGVALLEIVQKLEAVLDEIKPQIIYTHHHGDLNVDHEITHKAVITACRPVPKSPIQEIYSFEVLSATEWNTPGVDPFIPNVFVDISSYIEKKIEALTAYHMEMRSAPHSRSIANSERQAILRGSTVGVSAAEGFSLVRLIR; this is translated from the coding sequence ATGGGTAAGACGGTTCTTGTTGTTGCTGCCCACACTGATGATGAAGCCCTTGGCTGTGGTGGAACGATTGCCAGGCACGTCGCAGAGGGTAACTCTGTCTACGCTGTCTTCCTTGCTGATGGAGTAACATCACGACCTGATTCAACCCAGGAAGAATCGAAAAAGCGCAATAATGCGGCTGCCAAGGCTCACGAAATACTCGGAATCAGGAAGTCTTATCTGCTGGGTTTTCCCGATAATAAGATGGATGGGGTAGCACTGTTAGAAATTGTTCAGAAACTCGAGGCGGTCCTTGACGAAATTAAGCCCCAAATAATTTACACTCATCATCACGGTGACCTAAATGTAGACCACGAGATAACGCATAAAGCTGTAATCACAGCGTGCCGCCCAGTACCAAAATCTCCGATACAAGAAATCTACTCTTTTGAAGTACTCTCCGCTACAGAGTGGAATACTCCAGGAGTTGATCCATTCATCCCCAATGTTTTTGTAGATATTTCATCATATATTGAAAAAAAAATAGAAGCTCTTACCGCTTATCACATGGAAATGCGGTCCGCCCCGCACTCTCGATCGATTGCGAATTCGGAGCGTCAGGCAATTCTGCGAGGAAGTACAGTAGGAGTATCTGCCGCCGAGGGCTTTAGCTTAGTTCGGTTAATTCGTTAA
- a CDS encoding surface carbohydrate biosynthesis protein: protein MKQSIVLHAVDSPRRDMEWRLFLAAKLAERGITSIIGSKSAIRAIHARSKNCVFLGRLDSNTGRTKPDREYVSEMEKRGTSLLFLHDEGALYFKGEYEDWVRKIYPEEYFGSKAVKKVLFWGEAQRNIFKYSRYKDKFEVSGFPRFDLCKPGLSKIDESSVSNLQKRYGDFILICGRFAAVNTVADDPSALGKRSYDIRVEGGALKTKQKDEILKSMFGAWEKVSLEFSQFVPAVARLALDFPELNFVLRPHPAEKESFYTDAFGHFDNIFINKTGDVRPFIRASKALVHSECTTGLEAELSRKPSINFRPCADHPMARDYEVAGASDIGVTVKNYEQLREALSRIIKPNFIFHESEYDASHLTINLKSDFSSSEKICNLVEICAAENEPSKIYDKYQSSDYIGYAGLWFFKVLAKKALGYLGVERFKKVVVGEGDLKFYRYSDNEVEELWGAVRSKKAVLIKGSNLYFVSPKGSQVNFDKY, encoded by the coding sequence ATGAAGCAGAGTATCGTACTCCACGCCGTAGATTCACCACGTAGAGATATGGAGTGGCGTTTATTTCTGGCTGCAAAGTTAGCTGAGCGGGGAATAACGAGCATAATAGGATCTAAATCAGCTATCCGAGCTATTCACGCAAGATCGAAAAACTGTGTATTTCTTGGGCGCCTGGACAGTAATACCGGCCGAACAAAACCAGATCGTGAATATGTCTCGGAAATGGAGAAAAGGGGAACCTCCCTCCTTTTTTTGCATGATGAAGGTGCTTTGTACTTTAAAGGTGAGTATGAAGATTGGGTAAGAAAAATCTATCCAGAAGAGTATTTTGGTAGTAAAGCTGTCAAAAAGGTGTTGTTTTGGGGAGAGGCTCAAAGAAACATCTTTAAGTATTCTCGTTATAAAGACAAATTCGAAGTCTCCGGGTTTCCACGCTTTGACCTCTGTAAGCCAGGCTTGAGTAAAATTGATGAGTCATCGGTTTCGAACCTCCAGAAACGATATGGCGATTTTATTTTAATATGTGGCAGATTTGCTGCAGTGAATACGGTGGCTGATGATCCATCAGCGCTTGGAAAAAGAAGTTATGATATAAGAGTAGAGGGAGGGGCACTTAAAACAAAACAAAAAGATGAGATATTGAAGTCGATGTTTGGAGCATGGGAAAAAGTATCTCTGGAGTTTTCTCAGTTCGTGCCCGCAGTTGCAAGGTTGGCTCTAGACTTCCCAGAACTAAATTTTGTTCTTCGGCCCCACCCAGCAGAAAAAGAGTCTTTCTACACTGACGCATTCGGACATTTTGACAATATTTTTATCAATAAAACTGGGGACGTAAGGCCATTCATCAGAGCATCGAAAGCATTGGTTCATAGTGAATGTACGACTGGCCTTGAGGCTGAGCTCAGCCGAAAGCCTAGTATTAATTTTAGGCCCTGTGCCGATCACCCAATGGCCCGTGATTATGAGGTTGCAGGTGCTTCGGATATTGGTGTTACCGTAAAGAATTATGAACAACTAAGGGAAGCACTGTCGCGTATTATAAAACCGAATTTTATTTTTCATGAATCTGAGTATGATGCAAGCCACTTAACGATAAACTTAAAGAGCGATTTTTCAAGTTCAGAAAAAATATGTAATTTAGTTGAAATTTGCGCAGCCGAAAATGAACCTTCGAAAATATATGATAAGTATCAGTCGTCAGATTATATAGGATACGCAGGTCTCTGGTTTTTCAAAGTTCTTGCAAAGAAAGCTCTAGGGTATTTGGGTGTTGAAAGGTTCAAAAAGGTGGTTGTTGGTGAAGGAGATTTAAAGTTTTACAGATATAGTGATAATGAAGTTGAGGAATTATGGGGTGCTGTAAGATCTAAAAAGGCAGTGTTGATAAAAGGTTCCAATTTATATTTTGTTTCTCCCAAGGGTTCTCAGGTAAATTTTGACAAATATTAA
- a CDS encoding O-antigen polymerase — MLIISLYFLFYVIVFRLRYPIVTFICFMFSLSFISAWLIGRNLQIKNWSDLANLSFSLLVLSCFALSFCSCAKKPTFTISNKNFFRFFAVILAVLLAPAIVINVYIVIGSLDYVLSGNVSITQFKNQGEAAELIRSWIDPNLVFYANLVSGLGVISIFYHFYYLNQKRGFLTVFYFIVSLNLPLVGLHGLSRASIVHFILMYSCLYLYVYQALDRGVRRKFNVLLALIGFVVLIAFLLITYYRFSDSTFYQISEGAIVQNKVIYSIFDYFSQWINNGLIVMNRFSLNDLWLGKSSISLFDYVLERLGFHVQSYVELRSDTLGIYGSRFNGLVATLVYDYSYVGVLVFLAAFSMVVKMASSSGAFLNGYSLPLIGFLLSIPALFFSNNYLSNEIFSLSGLYAAVFLVLSKVRFPFSLTPRSTFT; from the coding sequence ATGCTAATCATCAGTCTTTATTTTCTGTTTTATGTAATTGTATTCCGGTTGCGATATCCTATCGTAACATTCATTTGTTTTATGTTTTCTTTGTCGTTTATTTCTGCTTGGTTGATAGGGCGAAATCTACAAATTAAAAATTGGTCTGATCTTGCTAACTTGAGCTTCAGCCTTTTAGTTTTGTCATGTTTTGCTCTTTCATTTTGCAGTTGCGCCAAAAAACCAACATTTACAATTTCTAACAAAAATTTTTTTAGGTTTTTTGCTGTAATACTTGCGGTGTTGTTAGCTCCTGCTATTGTTATTAATGTTTATATAGTTATTGGCTCCCTAGATTATGTTTTATCCGGCAATGTAAGTATTACACAGTTCAAAAATCAAGGGGAAGCGGCTGAGTTAATTCGAAGTTGGATCGACCCCAATTTGGTATTTTATGCAAATTTAGTGTCGGGTCTTGGGGTTATTTCAATTTTTTATCACTTTTATTATTTAAATCAAAAAAGGGGTTTTCTTACCGTTTTTTACTTCATTGTCAGTCTAAATCTTCCATTGGTTGGTTTGCATGGTCTATCAAGGGCTTCAATCGTTCATTTCATTCTAATGTATTCTTGTCTTTATCTTTATGTTTATCAAGCCCTTGATCGAGGTGTTCGGCGTAAATTCAACGTTTTGCTTGCATTGATAGGCTTTGTTGTTCTGATTGCATTTTTATTAATTACCTATTACAGGTTCTCAGATTCTACCTTTTATCAAATATCAGAGGGCGCGATAGTTCAAAACAAAGTTATTTACTCAATTTTTGATTATTTTTCCCAATGGATAAATAATGGATTAATAGTAATGAACAGATTTTCACTTAATGATTTATGGCTTGGGAAATCGTCGATATCTCTTTTTGACTATGTTTTGGAAAGGCTGGGATTTCACGTCCAGTCTTACGTTGAGCTCCGGTCGGATACATTGGGAATCTATGGAAGTCGCTTTAATGGACTCGTAGCGACATTAGTGTATGATTATTCATATGTTGGTGTTCTTGTTTTTTTGGCCGCTTTTTCCATGGTGGTTAAAATGGCGTCGTCTTCTGGTGCGTTTTTAAACGGTTACTCACTACCACTGATCGGCTTCCTTTTGTCGATTCCAGCCTTGTTTTTCTCAAATAACTATCTATCCAATGAGATTTTTTCACTTAGTGGGCTGTATGCTGCAGTGTTTCTCGTTTTGTCAAAAGTAAGATTTCCTTTTAGCTTAACGCCAAGATCAACTTTTACCTGA
- a CDS encoding aldolase catalytic domain-containing protein, which produces MDPKLVFLDCTLRDGGYYNSWDFSEKLVSEYLSAISESGVDVVELGLRSRKAGGFKGMFAFCPEEYLSALPIPKNLQVGVMVNASELLESDDVSSTLEDLFPVPAAQSCIDLVRVACHLHEVPSVLVGTSWLKNKGYQVGINLMQIAGRPKEDIVELARMVATTPADVLYFADSLGSMDPEAVADTIRSLREAWSGPIGIHTHDNMGMALQNSLRAIGEGATWLDATVTGMGRGPGNAKTEELAIEIAERRSDPRALVPIFHLASEIFIPLQRKYGWGTNPFYYLAGKYGIHPTYIQEMLSDSRYDEADVLAVIDHLRRVGGRKFSASTLGTARSFYQGEAKGEWRPAESFFGREVLLLGSGPGVREHSSALETFIHRHRPVVMALNTQSAVSEELIDFRVACHPVRLMADARKHSQYQQPLIMPYSMLPADVQNSYGPERVLDFGLSVESTLFTFGETSCVVPAPLVAAYALALASSGGASRLLMAGFDGYGADDPRSEEMENLLRCYENSSGACPILAVTPTRYKIPLTSIYLL; this is translated from the coding sequence ATGGATCCCAAGCTCGTATTTTTAGATTGTACTCTTAGAGATGGTGGTTATTATAACTCTTGGGACTTTTCGGAAAAGCTTGTCTCAGAATACTTGAGCGCTATTAGTGAAAGTGGCGTTGATGTAGTCGAGCTGGGGCTTCGTTCTAGAAAGGCGGGAGGGTTCAAAGGCATGTTCGCCTTTTGTCCTGAGGAGTACCTGTCCGCTTTGCCCATTCCTAAAAATTTGCAAGTAGGAGTGATGGTTAATGCCTCCGAGCTTCTGGAATCGGACGATGTCAGTTCAACACTCGAAGATCTTTTTCCTGTGCCCGCAGCCCAGTCCTGTATTGATCTTGTGAGAGTCGCGTGTCATCTCCACGAGGTGCCGAGTGTTCTTGTCGGGACTTCTTGGCTGAAGAATAAGGGCTATCAAGTAGGTATCAATTTAATGCAGATAGCAGGGCGCCCTAAAGAGGACATCGTGGAACTGGCCCGCATGGTCGCAACAACACCGGCGGACGTTCTCTATTTTGCCGATTCATTGGGTAGCATGGATCCTGAAGCGGTTGCTGATACCATCAGATCCCTCAGAGAGGCGTGGAGTGGCCCCATAGGTATTCATACCCATGACAATATGGGAATGGCTCTCCAGAACTCGCTTCGCGCAATTGGCGAGGGTGCAACGTGGCTCGACGCCACCGTTACGGGAATGGGACGAGGGCCGGGTAACGCAAAAACAGAGGAGCTTGCGATTGAAATAGCTGAACGACGCTCCGATCCGAGGGCGCTCGTGCCTATTTTTCATCTTGCTTCCGAGATTTTCATACCTTTACAGCGAAAGTATGGCTGGGGCACTAATCCTTTCTATTATTTGGCTGGTAAGTATGGGATCCACCCGACATACATTCAGGAGATGCTGAGCGACTCACGATATGATGAGGCGGATGTTCTAGCCGTTATTGACCATTTGCGGCGCGTAGGCGGGAGGAAGTTCAGCGCAAGTACACTGGGCACTGCTCGAAGTTTCTATCAGGGTGAAGCAAAGGGCGAATGGCGTCCTGCAGAGAGTTTCTTTGGGCGAGAGGTTCTCCTCCTGGGGTCAGGCCCAGGAGTGCGAGAACATTCTTCAGCTCTGGAGACATTTATCCACAGACATCGCCCTGTTGTTATGGCGCTGAACACACAGTCAGCTGTGTCTGAGGAGCTGATTGACTTCCGTGTTGCATGTCATCCTGTGAGGCTGATGGCGGATGCCAGAAAGCACAGTCAGTACCAGCAGCCTCTCATCATGCCTTATTCGATGTTACCCGCGGACGTGCAGAACTCCTATGGCCCCGAGAGAGTGCTTGATTTTGGTTTAAGTGTAGAATCGACGCTGTTCACGTTTGGAGAGACCAGCTGCGTAGTACCGGCACCATTGGTTGCAGCTTACGCGTTGGCTTTGGCCAGCAGCGGGGGGGCAAGTCGGCTGCTAATGGCTGGCTTCGATGGATACGGAGCCGATGACCCGCGCAGTGAGGAAATGGAAAATCTCTTGAGATGTTACGAGAATTCCTCCGGAGCCTGCCCTATTCTGGCTGTGACTCCCACACGCTACAAAATACCACTGACATCAATTTATCTGTTGTGA
- a CDS encoding 3-deoxy-manno-octulosonate cytidylyltransferase, whose translation MRTVVIIPARFSSSRYPGKPLVPLLGKPMILWVSELAAKAVGNQNVYVATDDDRIARVVEQAGFRFVMTGEAQTGTDRIADAALAIDGDIFINVQGDEPLVDPQDILNIRDAKLRNPEKVINGYAWLSDSEDPSNVNIPKVITNESDDLVYMSRLPIPGFKEEKNVPDRYKKQVCIYAFSKNELKKYREFGRKSTLEQCEDIEILRFFELGVPVLMVKTRPGSLAVDVPDDVGKVESALRALQS comes from the coding sequence ATGAGGACAGTTGTAATCATTCCAGCAAGGTTTTCATCTAGTCGTTATCCGGGAAAACCATTGGTGCCTTTACTGGGTAAGCCAATGATTCTTTGGGTTTCAGAATTGGCAGCGAAAGCGGTAGGCAATCAGAATGTATACGTTGCAACAGATGACGATCGTATTGCGAGAGTGGTAGAGCAAGCTGGGTTCAGATTCGTTATGACAGGCGAGGCGCAAACAGGAACCGACCGTATCGCGGACGCTGCACTTGCGATAGACGGAGACATTTTCATCAATGTACAAGGAGACGAGCCGCTTGTTGACCCCCAGGACATTCTGAATATTCGTGATGCGAAGCTTCGTAATCCTGAGAAAGTTATCAATGGCTATGCCTGGCTATCGGATTCCGAGGATCCATCTAATGTGAATATTCCCAAGGTGATCACGAACGAGAGCGATGATTTGGTTTATATGTCTAGGCTCCCGATACCTGGATTTAAAGAAGAAAAGAATGTTCCTGATCGTTACAAAAAGCAGGTCTGTATTTATGCTTTTTCTAAAAATGAGCTGAAAAAATATCGGGAGTTTGGCAGAAAGAGCACACTGGAACAGTGTGAAGATATTGAGATTTTGCGCTTCTTTGAGCTTGGTGTGCCAGTGCTCATGGTAAAGACAAGGCCGGGAAGTCTTGCTGTGGATGTCCCTGACGATGTGGGGAAAGTGGAGTCAGCATTGCGAGCGCTACAGTCATGA
- a CDS encoding HAD family hydrolase yields the protein MKRSIESYSTLIFDCDGVVLDSNAVKTRAFYETALEFGQDAAEQLVAYHKANGGVSRFKKFDYFLANIVKNVDPLPSREELVEKYARKVREGLVESRVEPNIDVMKRLTPDSNWLIVSGGAQDELRWVFSEKGIDVLFEGGIFGSPDSKEEILDREITKGNIVEPALFIGDSKYDYLAAKKYNIDFLFIKQWTEFAGWSEFCCSHNIIVCEELSDILKLEFD from the coding sequence ATGAAACGGTCAATTGAATCATATTCAACCCTAATTTTTGACTGTGACGGTGTTGTTCTGGACTCAAATGCAGTCAAAACCCGTGCATTTTATGAAACTGCACTAGAGTTTGGACAGGATGCTGCCGAACAACTGGTTGCTTACCATAAGGCCAATGGTGGTGTTTCACGGTTTAAAAAGTTCGATTACTTTCTAGCAAATATCGTTAAAAACGTGGATCCTTTGCCATCACGTGAGGAGTTGGTTGAAAAGTATGCGAGGAAAGTAAGGGAGGGTCTGGTAGAGAGCCGCGTGGAGCCAAATATTGATGTTATGAAGCGCCTTACTCCTGATTCGAACTGGTTGATAGTATCTGGCGGTGCGCAGGACGAATTAAGGTGGGTTTTCAGTGAAAAAGGAATTGACGTATTGTTTGAGGGCGGAATATTCGGATCGCCGGACTCAAAGGAAGAAATCTTGGATCGCGAGATCACCAAAGGGAATATAGTCGAACCAGCACTTTTCATCGGTGATAGTAAGTATGATTATTTGGCGGCCAAGAAATATAACATCGACTTTTTATTTATTAAGCAATGGACAGAATTTGCTGGTTGGTCCGAATTTTGTTGCTCTCATAACATTATTGTCTGTGAGGAGCTAAGCGATATTTTAAAACTAGAATTTGATTAA
- a CDS encoding polysaccharide biosynthesis protein has translation MVFKGKTLLITGGTGSFGNAVLRRFLDSDVGEIRILSRDEKKQDDMRKRYDNPKIKFYIGDVRDYQSVLNAVRGADFIFHAAALKQVPSCEFHPLEAVKTNVLGTENVLEAAISTGVQRVICLSTDKAVYPINAMGISKAMMEKVAVAKSRSANDTVICATRYGNVMASRGSVIPLFVDQIRAGKEITITDPNMTRFMMTLDDAVDLVLYAFEHGNPGDIFVQKAPAATIETLAYALTDLLKQPEHKVHEIGTRHGEKLFEVLLSREEMAAAADLGDYFRVPPDLRDLNYGKFVEEGERKISEAVDYNSHNTTRLDKAGMQELLMKLDFVQAIVRGENAEPQD, from the coding sequence GTGGTATTTAAAGGTAAGACTCTTTTGATTACGGGTGGTACTGGTTCGTTCGGTAATGCCGTTCTGCGTCGTTTTCTTGACTCTGATGTTGGCGAAATTCGTATCCTCAGTCGCGACGAAAAGAAACAAGACGACATGCGCAAGCGTTACGACAACCCTAAGATAAAGTTTTATATTGGGGATGTGCGGGATTATCAGTCTGTTCTGAATGCCGTTCGCGGTGCCGATTTCATCTTCCACGCAGCAGCGCTGAAGCAGGTACCGTCTTGCGAGTTTCACCCGTTGGAAGCGGTCAAGACCAACGTCCTTGGTACCGAGAACGTACTTGAAGCGGCGATCAGTACTGGTGTTCAGCGAGTAATCTGTCTCTCAACGGATAAAGCTGTTTATCCAATTAATGCCATGGGCATATCCAAAGCCATGATGGAGAAGGTAGCGGTTGCCAAATCTCGCAGCGCGAACGATACCGTCATTTGTGCCACCCGGTATGGAAATGTGATGGCGTCCCGTGGCTCTGTTATCCCGCTGTTCGTGGACCAGATTCGCGCTGGCAAAGAAATCACCATTACTGATCCGAACATGACCCGGTTCATGATGACACTCGATGATGCTGTGGATCTTGTTTTGTATGCCTTCGAACACGGTAATCCCGGAGATATTTTTGTCCAGAAGGCGCCAGCTGCAACGATTGAGACTCTCGCGTACGCTCTGACTGATCTGCTTAAGCAGCCCGAACATAAGGTCCATGAGATCGGCACCCGCCACGGTGAGAAGCTGTTCGAGGTGTTGCTTAGCCGTGAAGAGATGGCTGCAGCGGCAGACCTTGGTGATTATTTCCGTGTGCCGCCCGATCTGCGTGACCTGAACTACGGGAAGTTTGTTGAAGAGGGTGAAAGAAAGATTTCGGAAGCGGTAGACTACAACTCCCACAATACCACTCGCCTTGATAAAGCGGGAATGCAGGAGCTGCTGATGAAATTGGATTTCGTTCAGGCCATTGTGCGCGGCGAGAACGCAGAACCTCAGGATTGA
- the wbjC gene encoding UDP-2-acetamido-2,6-beta-L-arabino-hexul-4-ose reductase, whose protein sequence is MRVLITGANGFIGRNLRQHLAERADVEVLPITRDASDEDLATSVSRADFVFHLAGVNRPKDPAEFHEGNAGFTGRLCELLAQKSGDPGVGVPVVFSSSIQAVQDNPYGQSKRDAEAAVFSLGTGCSLPVHVFRLPNVFGKWSRPNYNSVVATFCHNIARGLPVQINDSAAPMNLVYVDDVVRRFIELLDGAAPNPDSEGFEQVQPVYHTTVGELAESIRAFRDTRETLVTERVGRGLTRALHSTYLSFLRPEQFSYTVPQHGDSRGVFVEMLKTPDCGQFSYFTAHPGITRGGHYHHTKTEKFLVIKGTARFKFRHMQTGEEYALITRGEKAEIVETVPGWTHDITNIGESELVCMLWANEIFDRENPDTYACPL, encoded by the coding sequence ATGCGTGTACTGATTACTGGTGCAAATGGGTTTATAGGCAGGAACTTGCGGCAGCACTTGGCGGAGAGAGCAGATGTAGAGGTTTTGCCCATTACCCGGGATGCCTCTGATGAAGATCTGGCAACGTCCGTCTCACGGGCCGATTTCGTGTTTCACCTGGCCGGCGTAAATCGCCCTAAAGATCCTGCAGAATTTCATGAGGGGAACGCCGGGTTTACCGGGCGACTGTGCGAGCTTCTCGCGCAAAAGAGCGGTGATCCGGGAGTGGGTGTGCCGGTGGTGTTTTCTTCCTCCATTCAGGCTGTTCAGGATAATCCCTACGGGCAGAGCAAACGAGATGCCGAGGCGGCCGTTTTCTCTCTTGGAACCGGTTGTTCTTTGCCCGTCCACGTGTTTCGGCTGCCCAATGTCTTTGGCAAATGGTCTCGCCCTAACTACAACTCTGTTGTTGCAACCTTTTGCCACAACATTGCCCGAGGGCTTCCGGTTCAGATAAACGATTCTGCTGCGCCGATGAACCTTGTCTATGTGGATGATGTGGTTCGCCGGTTTATCGAGTTGTTGGACGGTGCGGCGCCAAACCCGGATTCAGAAGGCTTCGAACAGGTTCAACCGGTGTATCACACGACCGTAGGTGAATTGGCCGAATCGATTCGCGCGTTTCGCGATACCCGGGAGACGTTGGTAACGGAACGGGTAGGGAGGGGGTTAACTCGTGCTTTGCACTCCACTTATCTGAGTTTTCTGAGGCCCGAGCAGTTTTCCTATACGGTGCCTCAACACGGTGACTCGCGTGGGGTATTTGTAGAAATGTTAAAAACGCCAGATTGCGGCCAGTTCTCGTACTTTACGGCACATCCTGGAATTACCCGCGGTGGACATTACCATCACACGAAAACAGAAAAGTTTCTCGTGATCAAAGGTACAGCCCGGTTCAAGTTCCGCCATATGCAAACGGGTGAAGAGTATGCATTGATAACTCGGGGAGAGAAAGCCGAAATCGTCGAAACAGTGCCGGGATGGACCCATGACATCACGAACATCGGCGAAAGCGAGTTGGTCTGTATGCTCTGGGCCAACGAGATTTTCGATCGGGAGAACCCGGATACTTACGCTTGCCCACTCTGA
- the wecB gene encoding non-hydrolyzing UDP-N-acetylglucosamine 2-epimerase, which yields MKKLRVVTVVGTRPEIIRLSRVLARLDEHCEHILVHTGQNYDYELNQVFFDDLDIRKPDHFLNSATGSKGAANTIGNLISAVDEVLARVQPEALLVLGDTNSCLSVIPAKRRQIPIFHMEAGNRCFDQRVPEETNRRIVDHTADINLTYSSIAREYLLREGLAPDQVIKTGSPMFEVLNHYRQRIEASDVLDRLSLKADQYFVVSAHREENIESERSFTRLVETLNGVAEDFDLPVIVSTHPRTQNRINATGSIFHDKVRLLKPLGFHDYVKLQLSARAVLSDSGTINEESSILNFPALNLREAHERPEGMEEAAVMMVGLDVERVRQGLSILETQPRGDERGLRLVGDYSMPNVSDKVVRIIHSYTDYVNRVVWKKY from the coding sequence ATGAAAAAACTGAGAGTAGTGACGGTGGTTGGCACCCGGCCTGAGATTATACGGCTATCAAGGGTTCTGGCACGGCTCGATGAGCACTGCGAACATATCCTGGTGCATACCGGACAGAACTATGACTACGAGCTTAACCAAGTGTTTTTCGATGACCTGGATATTCGTAAGCCGGACCACTTTCTAAACAGCGCGACGGGGAGTAAAGGTGCGGCCAACACCATTGGCAACCTGATATCTGCCGTTGATGAGGTTCTGGCGCGGGTTCAGCCTGAAGCTTTACTAGTGCTGGGTGATACCAACAGTTGTCTCTCTGTGATTCCGGCCAAGCGTCGACAGATCCCGATTTTCCATATGGAAGCGGGCAACCGGTGCTTCGACCAGCGAGTACCCGAGGAGACCAATCGGCGAATTGTGGACCATACGGCCGACATCAACCTGACATATAGCAGCATTGCGCGGGAGTATCTGCTGCGAGAGGGCTTGGCTCCGGACCAAGTGATCAAAACCGGTAGCCCGATGTTCGAGGTGCTGAATCACTATCGGCAACGCATTGAGGCCTCTGATGTGTTGGATCGGCTTTCGTTGAAGGCTGACCAGTATTTCGTCGTGAGCGCTCATCGGGAGGAGAATATAGAATCCGAGCGCTCGTTTACCCGCCTTGTGGAAACGCTGAATGGCGTTGCCGAGGACTTCGATTTGCCAGTAATTGTGTCCACGCACCCGAGAACGCAGAACCGTATCAACGCCACGGGGTCGATCTTCCACGATAAGGTCAGGCTTCTGAAACCGCTGGGTTTCCATGATTACGTGAAGCTTCAGCTCTCTGCCCGGGCGGTGTTATCAGACAGCGGCACCATCAACGAGGAGTCATCAATTCTCAATTTCCCCGCTTTGAACCTTCGTGAGGCCCACGAACGGCCGGAAGGAATGGAAGAAGCGGCCGTTATGATGGTGGGGCTCGATGTGGAAAGAGTCCGGCAGGGACTATCGATTCTTGAAACCCAGCCACGGGGCGATGAGCGAGGCCTTCGGTTGGTAGGGGATTACAGCATGCCCAATGTCTCGGACAAGGTGGTGAGAATCATTCATAGCTATACCGATTACGTGAATCGAGTGGTATGGAAAAAGTATTGA